Proteins encoded by one window of Patescibacteria group bacterium:
- a CDS encoding helix-turn-helix domain-containing protein, with protein sequence MKIFRAKAIKQKETIGEILMRARERAHLTRAQAALAVGVQEHYLVALEENRWHDLPGVLYVRRYLEQYAKYLGVVPKTLLAQLKTQLIHDHWSSAPKPQSCTRAHLVVWPQRLRRIAMAAVLLAIVGYLGMQLIALTNPPPLAVDYPPDGFVTHLESITVSGSTEPEARLMVNNEAVTVRADGTFSVSLTLAKGVNYIHLSVARRFGRERILERRVVRDGATGMRVRQSAAP encoded by the coding sequence ATGAAAATATTTCGTGCGAAAGCAATTAAGCAGAAAGAGACGATTGGGGAAATACTTATGCGTGCGCGGGAAAGGGCGCATCTCACGCGCGCGCAAGCAGCCCTTGCGGTGGGCGTGCAAGAGCATTATCTGGTGGCGCTTGAAGAGAACCGATGGCACGACCTTCCAGGAGTCCTTTATGTGCGGCGTTACCTTGAGCAATATGCGAAGTATTTAGGGGTGGTACCCAAGACGCTTCTGGCACAATTAAAAACTCAGCTCATCCATGACCATTGGAGCAGTGCGCCCAAACCTCAAAGCTGTACCCGCGCGCATTTAGTCGTGTGGCCGCAGCGGCTGCGGCGCATCGCTATGGCCGCAGTACTCCTTGCCATAGTCGGGTACCTCGGCATGCAGTTGATAGCACTCACCAACCCGCCTCCGCTTGCCGTTGATTATCCGCCTGACGGATTCGTCACTCATCTTGAATCCATCACCGTATCAGGCAGCACGGAACCAGAAGCGCGTCTCATGGTTAATAATGAGGCGGTCACGGTGCGCGCTGACGGGACTTTTTCTGTTTCCCTTACTCTCGCGAAAGGGGTAAACTATATACATCTTTCGGTGGCACGGCGTTTTGGCAGGGAGAGGATTTTGGAACGCCGTGTCGTGCGCGATGGCGCCACAGGAATGAGAGTACGCCAAAGTGCGGCGCCATAA
- the recA gene encoding recombinase RecA: MPKIKTSSTDRSKGAEAAIHEIKERFGEGAIMRFGEARAKEVPAVSTDCLSLDIALGVGGVPRGRIIEIFGPEASGKTTLAQHIVAEVQRLGGIAAFVDAEHALDPEYARKIGVNVDELLISQPDTGEQALDIVETLVRSNSVDIIVIDSVAALTPKAEIEGEMGQQHMGLQARLMSQALRKLTAIVSKSNTIVIFINQIRLKIGVFFGNPETTTGGTALKFYSSVRIEVRRSAQLKSQERIIGHRTKAKVVKNKVAAPFRTCEFDIMFNEGISIAGDTLDTGLQFGVVEKSGNSYVFGEEKLGVGHEVARKFLKDHQEILKAIKARVWEKVREKEAAEAQEGMTATPAGEEEEAGR; the protein is encoded by the coding sequence ATGCCTAAAATAAAAACTTCAAGTACTGACCGGTCTAAGGGCGCGGAAGCGGCGATCCATGAGATAAAAGAACGGTTTGGCGAGGGTGCGATAATGCGTTTTGGCGAGGCGCGCGCCAAGGAAGTGCCGGCAGTGTCCACCGATTGCCTTTCATTGGATATTGCGCTGGGGGTGGGCGGCGTGCCGCGCGGAAGAATTATCGAAATTTTTGGGCCCGAAGCTTCAGGCAAGACGACGCTGGCTCAGCATATCGTGGCAGAGGTGCAGCGGTTAGGCGGTATTGCCGCTTTTGTGGATGCGGAGCATGCGCTCGACCCAGAATATGCGCGCAAAATCGGAGTAAACGTGGACGAACTCTTAATTTCCCAGCCTGACACCGGCGAGCAAGCGCTTGATATCGTGGAAACGCTCGTGCGCTCGAATTCCGTGGACATCATAGTGATCGATTCTGTCGCGGCGCTCACGCCCAAGGCGGAAATCGAAGGAGAGATGGGCCAACAGCATATGGGACTGCAGGCGCGGCTTATGTCCCAGGCTTTGAGGAAGCTCACGGCGATTGTGTCAAAGTCAAACACGATCGTCATTTTTATCAACCAAATCCGTTTGAAGATAGGCGTATTTTTCGGCAATCCCGAAACCACGACCGGCGGGACTGCGCTTAAATTTTATTCTTCCGTGCGCATCGAGGTGCGGCGTTCTGCGCAGCTCAAGTCTCAAGAGCGCATCATAGGCCATCGCACGAAAGCGAAGGTGGTGAAAAATAAAGTGGCTGCCCCTTTCCGAACTTGCGAGTTTGACATCATGTTTAATGAAGGGATTTCGATCGCAGGAGACACGCTCGATACCGGGCTCCAATTCGGCGTGGTCGAGAAATCAGGCAATTCTTATGTATTCGGAGAAGAAAAGCTGGGGGTCGGTCACGAGGTCGCGCGGAAATTCTTGAAAGACCATCAGGAAATCCTGAAAGCGATTAAGGCGCGCGTGTGGGAAAAGGTGCGCGAGAAAGAGGCGGCAGAGGCGCAAGAAGGCATGACCGCAACCCCTGCGGGCGAGGAAGAGGAGGCGGGGAGGTAG
- the efp gene encoding elongation factor P — MAVLSSLNDIKKGIVLNYQGEPCIVMDASFMRMQQRKPVMQTKLKNLRSGKVIEYSFKPGERVEEADITRKKATFLYAQDSQYYFMDQETYDQFFINASEIGEGKNFLKEGQEVEVLRFDEMPISVQLPKKIDLRVTEADAAVKGDTASGNVTKEVTLETGATIRTPLFVKEGDLIRINTDTGEYTERVT; from the coding sequence ATGGCAGTATTATCCTCCCTCAATGACATCAAAAAAGGAATAGTCCTTAATTATCAAGGCGAGCCCTGCATTGTCATGGATGCGTCTTTCATGCGCATGCAGCAGCGCAAGCCTGTCATGCAGACCAAATTGAAAAATCTCCGCTCCGGCAAAGTGATTGAATACAGCTTCAAGCCCGGCGAACGCGTGGAAGAAGCTGACATTACCCGCAAAAAGGCTACTTTTCTCTATGCGCAAGACAGCCAATACTACTTCATGGATCAGGAAACGTATGACCAATTTTTTATCAATGCGTCAGAAATAGGCGAGGGGAAAAATTTTCTGAAAGAAGGACAGGAGGTGGAAGTGCTCCGTTTTGATGAAATGCCCATCTCGGTCCAGCTCCCGAAAAAAATCGACCTCCGTGTCACGGAAGCCGACGCCGCGGTTAAAGGGGACACCGCGTCAGGAAATGTCACCAAAGAAGTGACGCTCGAAACCGGCGCCACCATTCGCACCCCGCTCTTCGTAAAAGAAGGCGACCTCATCCGCATCAACACCGATACCGGAGAATACACCGAACGGGTCACCTGA
- the rpsR gene encoding 30S ribosomal protein S18 produces the protein MPFTSSPSQQSQPVEKHCYFCINNLHSVSYKDAMTLQRFVSHFAKIVPKRKSGLCATHQRKVARAIKRARIMGLFAFTK, from the coding sequence ATGCCCTTCACCTCTTCTCCCAGCCAGCAATCGCAGCCAGTAGAGAAACACTGCTACTTCTGCATCAACAATCTCCACAGCGTATCCTATAAGGATGCAATGACCCTTCAGCGTTTTGTGTCGCACTTTGCGAAGATTGTGCCAAAGCGCAAATCGGGCTTGTGCGCCACTCATCAGCGCAAAGTAGCGCGTGCCATAAAGCGCGCACGCATCATGGGATTGTTTGCGTTTACTAAGTAA
- a CDS encoding single-stranded DNA-binding protein: MNLNKALLIGNLTRDPEARTTPDGTPVTTFSVATNLRWTDPSGNRQEKVEYHNIVAWRKLAEICGQYLRKGSKVYVEGRIQTRQWEDQQKQKRYRTEIVAENLIMLDRQTTPSNAAPSASPLEDQSPAAAAPQEPVINVEEIPF, translated from the coding sequence ATGAACCTCAATAAAGCGCTCCTTATCGGCAACCTTACGCGCGACCCTGAAGCGCGCACCACGCCTGATGGCACGCCGGTCACCACCTTTTCGGTCGCCACCAACCTGCGATGGACTGATCCGAGCGGCAACCGCCAAGAAAAAGTGGAATACCATAATATTGTCGCATGGAGGAAGCTTGCGGAAATTTGCGGGCAGTATCTCCGCAAAGGATCGAAAGTGTATGTGGAAGGCCGCATACAGACGCGTCAATGGGAAGATCAGCAAAAACAGAAACGCTATCGCACTGAAATAGTTGCGGAAAACCTTATCATGCTCGACCGGCAGACTACCCCGTCAAATGCGGCACCCTCCGCATCGCCCCTCGAAGACCAGTCTCCCGCTGCTGCCGCCCCCCAAGAACCAGTGATCAATGTTGAAGAAATACCATTCTAG
- the rpsF gene encoding 30S ribosomal protein S6 has product MRYDLLYILPSQTEETPSDEVKNKISDYLKSINATIIRDENLGRRKLAYPIQNQRHGYYGNIIFEAEASVLPKLKEVLSLETAITRYQIVQEEHTMGKKGKRRTRPHRFTAPMPVPTTASKITEKVSFEELDKKLEELISEEIA; this is encoded by the coding sequence ATGCGCTACGATCTCCTCTATATTCTCCCTTCGCAAACCGAAGAAACGCCCAGTGATGAAGTGAAGAATAAAATAAGCGATTATCTCAAATCTATCAACGCGACTATTATCCGCGATGAAAATCTGGGGCGGCGGAAACTCGCGTATCCTATCCAAAACCAGCGCCATGGCTACTACGGTAATATCATTTTCGAGGCAGAAGCATCAGTGTTGCCAAAACTGAAGGAGGTACTCTCGCTTGAAACCGCCATCACCCGTTACCAAATCGTGCAAGAAGAGCATACGATGGGTAAGAAAGGGAAACGGAGGACGCGGCCTCACCGCTTCACTGCTCCTATGCCTGTGCCAACCACCGCTTCCAAGATCACGGAAAAAGTGAGCTTTGAAGAACTTGACAAGAAACTAGAAGAACTCATTTCTGAAGAAATAGCATAA